In one window of Bdellovibrio bacteriovorus W DNA:
- a CDS encoding hypothetical protein (COG1109 Phosphomannomutase): MFEPVIFREYDIRGVYNGQFDDDFAYQLGRSYIVYMKEIAKVSNPTIAIGHDARLSCPAIVKNLAKGMTDSGAKVLHLGLVTTPVCYFATFEIPEVQGAIQVTGSHNPPEYNGFKISVGKGTIFGEEIQRLRKIMEKGEFIDGKGSEENFDIKPMYYARYNKEFGNIGDVKVVLDCGNGAGGSVVRGLFNAVGLNPTILFEEPDGRFPNHHPDPTVEHNLVDLKAAVAKEQAICGIGFDGDADRIGVVDHTGRMIYGDELMVIISRAILAGTKGAKIIGDVKCSDRLYQDVAKHGGVPIMWKTGHSLVKEKIKVEKAPFGGEMSGHIFFADRNYGYDDAPYAALRLIEIIAKSGKTIPELLEGLPPSFNTPEIRIDTTEEKKVLIVEKMIEAFPAKEGADYKVDFTDGIRLSFADGWALCRASNTQPVLVVRYESSSQEGLDKIRGRVEAVVNKYL; encoded by the coding sequence ATGTTTGAACCAGTAATTTTTAGAGAATACGACATCCGTGGTGTTTATAACGGACAATTTGATGATGATTTCGCCTACCAATTGGGGCGCTCTTATATCGTTTACATGAAGGAAATCGCTAAGGTTTCTAATCCTACAATTGCAATAGGTCACGATGCACGCTTGAGCTGCCCAGCTATCGTTAAAAACTTAGCAAAGGGTATGACTGACTCTGGTGCTAAAGTTCTTCACCTAGGCCTTGTAACGACGCCTGTGTGCTACTTTGCAACCTTCGAGATCCCTGAAGTTCAGGGGGCTATTCAAGTAACGGGTTCCCACAATCCACCTGAGTACAACGGATTTAAAATTTCTGTAGGTAAAGGTACTATTTTTGGAGAAGAAATTCAGCGCCTCAGAAAGATTATGGAAAAAGGTGAGTTCATTGACGGTAAAGGTAGCGAAGAAAATTTCGACATCAAGCCGATGTACTATGCTCGCTATAACAAAGAATTCGGTAATATTGGCGATGTAAAAGTTGTTCTAGACTGCGGTAACGGAGCTGGTGGTTCTGTGGTGCGTGGTCTTTTCAATGCAGTGGGATTGAATCCGACTATTCTTTTTGAAGAACCAGATGGTCGCTTCCCGAATCATCACCCAGATCCAACTGTTGAGCACAACTTAGTCGATCTCAAAGCAGCTGTAGCCAAAGAACAAGCTATCTGCGGTATCGGCTTTGATGGCGATGCGGATCGTATCGGTGTTGTGGATCACACTGGCCGTATGATTTACGGTGACGAGTTAATGGTTATTATTTCTCGCGCTATTTTAGCAGGTACCAAAGGTGCAAAGATCATTGGTGACGTTAAATGTTCTGATCGTCTTTACCAAGACGTTGCAAAACATGGCGGTGTTCCAATCATGTGGAAAACCGGTCACTCTTTAGTAAAAGAAAAAATCAAAGTTGAAAAAGCACCTTTTGGCGGAGAGATGTCTGGCCATATTTTCTTTGCTGATCGCAATTATGGTTACGACGATGCTCCTTACGCAGCTCTGCGCTTAATCGAAATTATCGCGAAATCAGGAAAAACTATTCCTGAACTTCTTGAAGGTCTTCCTCCATCTTTCAACACTCCTGAGATTCGTATTGACACGACAGAAGAAAAGAAAGTTTTGATCGTAGAAAAAATGATTGAGGCTTTTCCTGCTAAAGAAGGTGCTGATTATAAAGTCGATTTTACAGATGGAATTCGTCTGAGCTTTGCTGATGGTTGGGCTCTTTGCCGAGCATCTAATACACAACCAGTTTTAGTCGTTCGTTATGAGTCTTCGTCCCAGGAAGGACTTGATAAAATTCGCGGCAGAGTAGAAGCCGTTGTGAATAAGTATCTTTAG
- a CDS encoding pyridoxal phosphate biosynthetic protein (COG1995 Pyridoxal phosphate biosynthesis protein) — MNKFIITTGDIDGIGYEVAVKALLKLIPQESFIIWRSSLALENQYTQNLKASFSYEAVSSLEEALKAKAKIVEIISKNSPADWVEESAIACYQGRARALITGPLSKTEILKSGRSDMGHTDILKRISHSQNVHMGFFGEFFNVVLTTGHIPISKVAQSLTPESLENVIKNCASFLKKLPLSTQSKPIGFLGLNPHAGEEGMIGTEEQSLSALIQDLGKKYSVTISQPLVPDAAFLRSQWDKFSLYIALYHDQGLIPFKTIHGQDSGAHITLGIPFVRTSVDHGTAKDIFGLDIANPQSMIDAIRWAIRLS; from the coding sequence ATGAATAAGTTTATTATCACCACTGGTGACATCGATGGGATCGGCTACGAAGTAGCTGTTAAGGCGCTTTTAAAGCTGATCCCTCAAGAGTCGTTTATCATTTGGCGCTCTTCACTCGCACTAGAGAATCAATATACACAAAATTTAAAGGCCTCATTTTCTTATGAGGCGGTTTCTTCTCTGGAAGAGGCTCTAAAAGCTAAGGCAAAAATTGTAGAAATTATATCTAAGAACTCTCCGGCAGATTGGGTCGAAGAGTCGGCTATTGCGTGCTATCAAGGGCGCGCTCGGGCCCTTATCACAGGACCTCTTTCTAAAACTGAGATCCTTAAATCTGGTCGCTCAGATATGGGTCACACTGATATTCTCAAACGCATCAGCCATTCACAGAATGTGCATATGGGATTTTTCGGTGAGTTCTTCAATGTAGTCCTAACAACGGGTCATATTCCTATCTCTAAAGTCGCTCAGAGCTTAACTCCTGAGAGTTTAGAAAATGTTATTAAGAATTGTGCGAGTTTTTTAAAAAAACTTCCTCTGAGCACTCAAAGTAAACCTATTGGATTTTTAGGCCTCAATCCCCATGCTGGCGAAGAGGGGATGATTGGAACTGAAGAGCAGAGCCTTAGTGCTCTTATTCAAGATCTAGGGAAAAAGTACTCAGTGACAATTTCTCAACCTCTTGTGCCTGATGCGGCTTTTTTAAGGTCTCAATGGGACAAGTTTTCTTTGTATATTGCCCTCTACCATGATCAAGGCTTAATCCCATTTAAGACAATCCATGGCCAAGATAGTGGGGCTCATATCACCTTAGGTATTCCTTTTGTTCGCACCAGTGTCGATCATGGTACTGCTAAGGATATTTTCGGTTTGGATATCGCCAATCCTCAATCTATGATAGATGCCATTCGATGGGCAATTCGGCTTTCTTAA
- a CDS encoding survival protein SurA precursor (COG0760 Parvulin-like peptidyl-prolyl isomerase): MIKFLIAFVLLPLSLKAEIVEKTVAIVNSELVLESDFKELNKRIGKDGLVDETLLLGKPVSSLKNNRAAQLDYLINERILQSEIKRLNLNVTSDRVESEIKEMAKRNGVSEAELANIIKGQGLTLGEYKIFLKENIEKRSLLDMEIISKLRISDEDALNEYLKNNPNLSSSIDEFSLSHIFFSPKKGGAEAAIQRGESVLTKLRNGENFEKLAQQFSEDPNFSAGGSLGTFKSGDFLPEIESAISPLKVDETTGLIKSRLGYHIVKLTGKKLTADPRFERVKENIKAKLLEDSFKRQLKNWLSLKKDESFIRINE, from the coding sequence ATGATTAAATTTCTAATAGCTTTTGTACTTTTGCCACTTTCTTTAAAAGCTGAGATCGTTGAAAAAACGGTCGCCATTGTAAACTCCGAGTTAGTTCTTGAATCTGATTTTAAAGAACTCAATAAGAGAATTGGAAAAGATGGCCTAGTCGATGAAACACTTCTTCTTGGTAAGCCTGTTTCGAGTTTAAAAAACAATCGCGCTGCTCAATTAGATTACCTCATCAACGAGCGCATCCTCCAGTCTGAAATTAAAAGACTCAACCTCAACGTCACCTCTGATCGCGTGGAATCTGAAATCAAAGAGATGGCAAAAAGAAATGGTGTGAGTGAGGCAGAGCTTGCAAACATCATCAAGGGCCAAGGACTTACTCTTGGTGAATACAAAATATTCCTCAAAGAAAATATCGAAAAAAGATCTTTGTTAGACATGGAGATTATTTCCAAGCTTAGAATTTCTGATGAAGATGCTCTGAATGAGTATCTAAAAAATAATCCTAATTTATCATCTTCCATTGATGAGTTTTCACTCTCGCATATCTTTTTTAGTCCAAAAAAAGGGGGCGCCGAAGCTGCCATCCAAAGAGGAGAGTCTGTTCTCACTAAACTACGCAATGGCGAGAACTTTGAAAAACTCGCACAACAATTTAGTGAAGACCCTAATTTTTCCGCCGGTGGTAGCTTAGGAACATTTAAATCGGGTGATTTCTTACCTGAGATTGAATCTGCAATTTCTCCTCTAAAGGTGGATGAAACGACAGGTTTAATTAAGTCGCGCCTTGGATATCACATTGTTAAATTGACGGGAAAGAAGCTCACAGCTGATCCTCGCTTTGAACGAGTTAAAGAAAATATTAAAGCTAAACTTCTTGAAGATAGCTTTAAAAGACAGTTGAAAAATTGGCTTTCACTAAAAAAAGACGAATCTTTTATTCGCATCAATGAATAA
- a CDS encoding parvulin-like peptidyl-prolyl isomerase (COG0760 Parvulin-like peptidyl-prolyl isomerase) encodes MFSTKGPVLTGLFILSLALLSIGCESKSHKLASQVVVQVNDHNLTAKEFSNQLARKLKQFDALAAKDPYTVNRAKEDIQKDFIVKSLTLDWAQAQKISVSSSELDSEIDKLRANYPDDLSFRRALAQENLSFAEWKEQLQYTLIERDVFKKLNEKIKDPSDEEIRRFYDQNKESFKRKERIQIRQIVVDDEAKIDAIKMALKTNDFAELAKKYSITPEAKEGGLVGWIEKGSVDYFDPLFSKSGTHTITSPFGVHLIRIEKKAPASVLSLDSVRKQIKTSLRAQREQAEYIAWLDAQLRSSKVFKNVDFIKSIKIDTRGTND; translated from the coding sequence ATGTTTTCAACGAAGGGCCCCGTTCTAACGGGGCTTTTTATTTTGTCACTAGCTCTTTTATCGATTGGGTGTGAATCCAAGTCTCATAAGCTTGCATCTCAAGTCGTCGTGCAAGTAAATGACCATAATCTCACAGCAAAAGAGTTTTCAAATCAACTAGCCCGCAAGTTAAAGCAGTTTGATGCCCTTGCCGCAAAAGATCCCTATACCGTCAATCGCGCCAAAGAAGATATTCAAAAAGACTTTATCGTAAAAAGTCTTACCCTAGATTGGGCTCAAGCTCAAAAAATCAGCGTGTCTTCTTCAGAGTTAGATTCAGAAATTGATAAATTAAGAGCTAACTATCCAGATGACCTGTCTTTCCGGCGAGCACTCGCTCAAGAAAACCTTTCGTTTGCAGAGTGGAAGGAACAACTTCAATACACTCTGATTGAACGTGATGTTTTCAAAAAGTTAAATGAGAAAATAAAAGACCCTTCAGACGAAGAGATTCGCCGCTTTTACGACCAAAACAAAGAAAGTTTTAAACGCAAAGAGCGCATTCAAATTCGCCAGATTGTTGTCGACGATGAAGCTAAGATTGATGCAATTAAGATGGCTCTGAAAACCAATGACTTTGCTGAGTTGGCAAAAAAATACTCCATCACTCCTGAAGCTAAAGAGGGCGGTTTGGTGGGTTGGATTGAAAAAGGTTCTGTGGACTACTTTGATCCTCTTTTTAGCAAGTCAGGCACACACACAATTACCAGTCCCTTTGGTGTCCATTTAATTCGCATTGAAAAAAAGGCGCCAGCTTCCGTTTTATCCTTAGATTCTGTTAGAAAACAGATTAAAACCTCTCTGAGAGCTCAACGCGAACAGGCAGAATATATCGCATGGCTTGATGCTCAACTCAGAAGTAGTAAAGTGTTTAAGAACGTAGATTTTATTAAATCTATAAAAATAGATACTCGAGGAACGAATGATTAA
- a CDS encoding hypothetical protein (COG0760 Parvulin-like peptidyl-prolyl isomerase) — MKFIISILMLISVQSYAQRSEVVAQIGKKTITLEEFNKKYNEVKSQTINPPSKELFLEDLIRYEVGLQEAEKKNLQKDPAVQERFNQEMYKALLERELGPRVQKIQVSDKEMQAWYAKNPELRTSHILIEYKPGATQAQIAEAKKRATEIFEEVKKSKRPFEELVKLYSDDALSKQAGGDIGWQSRVTLVPGYYDAAVTMKVGEVRGLVESQFGFHVIKLTGRRSYENANKRQIRAAVFDEKRKALFNEYFNKLKQSYSIKENASALK, encoded by the coding sequence ATGAAATTTATTATCAGCATCTTGATGCTCATCTCAGTTCAATCATACGCGCAACGTAGCGAAGTTGTTGCTCAAATTGGTAAAAAAACCATCACTCTGGAAGAGTTTAACAAGAAGTACAACGAGGTTAAGTCTCAGACAATCAATCCTCCTTCAAAGGAACTTTTCCTTGAGGACTTGATTCGTTATGAGGTGGGTTTACAAGAGGCAGAGAAGAAGAATCTCCAAAAAGACCCTGCAGTGCAAGAACGCTTTAATCAAGAGATGTATAAGGCCTTGCTTGAAAGAGAGCTAGGACCGCGTGTACAAAAAATCCAAGTTTCTGATAAAGAAATGCAAGCTTGGTACGCCAAAAACCCAGAGTTAAGAACTAGCCATATTCTTATTGAATACAAGCCAGGTGCGACACAGGCTCAGATTGCAGAAGCCAAGAAGCGCGCTACTGAAATCTTTGAAGAAGTTAAAAAGAGCAAACGTCCTTTTGAAGAACTTGTTAAGCTCTACTCTGACGATGCTCTTTCAAAACAAGCCGGTGGAGATATCGGCTGGCAATCTCGCGTAACACTTGTTCCTGGCTACTATGATGCAGCTGTGACAATGAAAGTTGGCGAAGTTAGAGGATTAGTTGAGTCTCAATTTGGATTTCATGTTATTAAGTTAACGGGTCGTAGAAGTTATGAAAACGCCAACAAACGTCAAATTCGCGCAGCCGTATTTGATGAAAAAAGAAAAGCGCTTTTCAACGAATACTTTAATAAGCTTAAGCAATCCTATTCTATCAAAGAAAATGCGAGTGCTTTAAAATAA